The following coding sequences are from one Sciurus carolinensis chromosome 11, mSciCar1.2, whole genome shotgun sequence window:
- the LOC124959068 gene encoding olfactory receptor 5B17-like, giving the protein MGNNTEVSEFILLGLSSAPELQLPLFIMFTLIYLVTLAGNLGMMTLILLDSRLHTPMYIFLSNLSLVDFCSSSAVTPKVMAGLLMEDKVISYHACAAQMFFFAAFATVENYLLTLMAYDRYMAVCKPLHYSTIMTNTVCARLALGCYAIGLMNASVQIGDTFCLSFCVSNVVHHYFCDIPAVMTLTCSDKHIAELILVLVSTFNVIFAFLVISISYLFIFVTILKMHSGEDYRKALSTCASHLIAVSIFYGTFTIMYLQPSSSHSMDTDKFASLFYTVVIPMLNPVVYSLRNMEVQSACKKVAEKAKCSPGLVL; this is encoded by the coding sequence ATGGGGAATAACACGGAGGTGAGTGAGTTCATCCTGCTGGGACTGTCCAGTGCCCCAGAGCTGCAGCTTCCCCTCTTCATCATGTTCACTCTCATCTACCTCGTCACCCTGGCTGGGAACCTGGGGATGATGACATTGATCCTGCTGGACTCCcgtctccacactcccatgtacatTTTCCTCAGCAACCTGTCTCTGGTGGACTTTTGTTCCTCCTCAGCTGTCACTCCCAAGGTCATGGCTGGGTTGCTTATGGAAGACAAGGTCATCTCCTACCACGCCTGTGCTGCTCAGATGTTCTTTTTTGCAGCCTTTGCCACCGTAGAAAATTACCTCCTGACCTTGATGGCCTACGATCGCTACATGGCAGTGTGCAAACCCCTGCATTACTCCACCATCATGACAAACACCGTGTGTGCTCGTCTGGCCCTAGGCTGCTATGCCATCGGTCTGATGAATGCTTCTGTGCAAATAGGAGACACGTTCTGCCTCTCTTTCTGTGTGTCCAATGTGGTCCATCACTACTTCTGTGATATTCCAGCTGTCATGACTCTGACTTGCTCTGACAAGCACATTGCTGAACTGATTCTTGTTCTTGTGTCAACCTTTAATGTCATTTTTGCATTTCTTGTTATCTCAATTTCCTACCTGTTCATATTTGTCACCATTTTGAAGATGCACTCAGGTGAGGATTACCGGAAGGCTCTGTCCACCTGTGCTTCTCACCTCATTGCAGTTTCCATCTTTTATGGGACTTTCACCATCATGTACTTACAGCCCAGTTCCAGTCACTCCATGGACACTGACAAGTTTGCCTCTCTGTTCTACACTGTGGtcatccccatgctgaaccctgtggtctacagcctgaggaacatgGAGGTCCAGAGTGCATGCAAGAAGGTGGCTGAGAAGGCAAAATGTTCTCCAGGCTTAGTCCTTTAA
- the LOC124959067 gene encoding olfactory receptor 5B2-like, whose amino-acid sequence MENRTEVVDFILLGLTSAPELQVALFIMITLIYLINVVGNVGMILLILLDSRLHTPMYFFLGNLSLADICYSSAVTPTVMAGLIVGNCAISYNACATQAFLFGGFASVENLFLAAMAYDRYAAVCKPLHYTTTMTTSVCVCLAAGCYVGGFLNASVHVGETFTLSFCKSNVVHHFCDIPAVMTLSCSDKHVNELVLVYVASCNVLFALLVILVSYLFIFVTILKMRSAAGYQKALSTCASHLTAVSIFYGTIIYMYLQPSSSHSMDTDKIASVFYTMVIPMLNPLVYSLRNKEVQSAFKKIIGSTIY is encoded by the coding sequence ATGGAGAACAGGACAGAAGTGGTGGACTTCATCCTCCTAGGACTAACCAGTGCCCCAGAACTACAAGTGGCCCTCTTTATCATGATCACCCTGATCTACCTCATCAATGTGGTTGGGAACGTGGGGATGATCCTATTGATCCTCCTGGACTCCCGACTCCACAcgcccatgtactttttccttggTAACCTGTCTCTGGCAGACATCTGCTATTCTTCAGCTGTCACCCCCACAGTCATGGCTGGGCTCATTGTAGGAAATTGCGCAATTTCCTACAATGCCTGTGCTACTCAAGCATTCTTGTTTGGAGGATTTGCTAGTGTGGAAAATTTATTCTTGGCCGCAATGGCTTATGACCGCTATGCTGCAGTGTGTAAGCCCCTGCACTACACCACCACCATGAcgaccagtgtgtgtgtgtgtctggctgCAGGCTGCTACGTCGGGGGTTTCCTGAATGCCTCCGTCCACGTAGGGGAGACGTTCACTCTCTCCTTCTGTAAGTCCAACGTGGTCCACCACTTCTGTGATATTCCAGCAGTCATGACTCTGTCATGCTCTGATAAGCATGTCAATGAGCTGGTTCTTGTTTACGTAGCCAGCTGCAACGTTCTTTTTGCCCTCCTAGTTATCTTGGTATCCTACCTATTCATATTTGTCACCATCCTAAAGATGCGCTCAGCTGCAGGATACCAGAAGGCTCtgtccacctgtgcctcccacctcactgctGTCTCCATTTTCTATGGGACAATTATCTATATGTACTTACAGCCCAGCTCCAGCCACTCCATGGACACTGACAAGATCGCCTCCGTCTTTTACACTATGGtcatccccatgctgaaccccttggTCTACAGCCTCAGGAACAAGGAAGTGCAGAgcgcatttaaaaaaatcattggaagcaccatttattga
- the LOC124958770 gene encoding olfactory receptor 5B2-like, which translates to MENRTEATEFILLGLTNAPGLRVALFIMIMLIYFINVVGNLGMIVLILTDSRLHTPMYVFLGNLSLADVGYSSAVTPTVMAGLHLGHKVISYSACAAQMFFFAAFASVENFLLASMAYDRFAAVCKPLHYSTTMTTSVCACLAIGCHVCGLLNASIHVGETFSLSFCKSNVVHHFFCDIPAVMSLSCSDRHVNELVLVYVASFNVFFALLVILVSYLFIFVTILKMRSAAGYQKALSTCASHFTAVSIFYGTIIFMYLQPSSSHSMDTDKVASVFYTMVIPMLNPVVYSLRNKEVKSAFKKVVLEGKFFLRF; encoded by the coding sequence ATGGAGAACAGGACAGAAGCCACAGAGTTCATCCTCCTAGGACTAACCAATGCCCCAGGACTACGAGTGGCCCTTTTTATCATGATCATGCTTATCTATTTCATTAATGTTGTTGGAAACCTCGGGATGATTGTTTTGATTCTCACTGATTCTcgtctccacactcccatgtatgTTTTCCTTGGCAACCTGTCTCTGGCAGACGTTGGATACTCCTCAGCTGTCACTCCCACGGTCATGGCTGGGCTCCATCTTGGACACAAGGTCATCTCCTACAGTGCTTGTGCTGCTCAGATGTTCTTTTTTGCAGCCTTTGCCAGTGTGGAGAATTTCCTCTTGGCATCCATGGCTTATGACCGTTTTGCAGCTGTGTGCAAACCCCTCCATTACTCCACCACCATGACCACAAGTGTGTGTGCCTGTCTGGCCATAGGCTGCCATGTCTGTGGTCTCCTGAATGCCTCCATCCACGTTGGGGAGACGTTCAGTCTCTCTTTCTGTAAGTCCAACGTGGTTCATCACTTTTTCTGTGATATTCCAGCAGTCATGTCTCTGTCTTGCTCTGATAGACATGTCAATGAGCTGGTTCTTGTTTATGTAGCCAGCTTCAATGTCTTTTTTGCCCTCTTAGTTATCTTGGTATCCTACCTATTCATATTTGTCACCATCCTAAAGATGCGCTCAGCTGCAGGATACCAGAAGGCTCtgtccacctgtgcctcccacttcACTGCAGTCTCCATTTTCTATGGGACTATTATCTTCATGTACTTACAGCCCAGCTCCAGCCACTCCATGGACACAGACAAGGTTGCCTCCGTCTTTTACACTATGGtcatccccatgctgaaccctgTGGTCTACAGCCTCAGGAATAAGGAGGTCAAGAGTGCATTCAAAAAGGTAGTTTTAGAGGGAAAATTCTTCCtaagattttga